Sequence from the Brachionichthys hirsutus isolate HB-005 chromosome 21, CSIRO-AGI_Bhir_v1, whole genome shotgun sequence genome:
TTCTGGTCCTCTGCATTCAGGAGGTTTTTTTactctgtgtttttcttcaatAACCAAACCAATATTCCTCACTAATTAAATGATGATTccggaatgaatgaatgtcggACACTTTTCTCCATGGTGCCTGCTGAGGATTTTATGTAAGTGACTCACACAGCAGGCCCCAGGAATGTTACATGTGTTCATGTTGATTACATGCAAACATATAATTTACACCAAATTACTTCATCTAAAGTGTCACATTGGGTTCGCCGGGAAGTCAAACACTTCACTTGCACGGTGAAAAGTTGCTCTTGCCGTTAATTAGAGAAACCAAAGCCTCGCGCTCCGGTTGGACGTCTCCCAGAACCCGTTACACGAGACACACGAGAGGACTCTGTCGACGACAGATTCGCTGGATGTGAGCGTGAGGGtcgatttcatttcatttagaaacATAAAAAGGCaagattttatttcttaaattaGTTTATTACACACTTTACATCAAGTCTTTTTACTCATTACCCGAAACATGTTGGGTCCCTGATCTATGTCATTTACTTTAGCTGGTAAACATACAATCTGAAATTATCACCGTACAACATTTCACTGAGATCACGCGGGATTCATGACGACTTGACCAACGCAGAAAActctagaagaaaaaaaaagaatgacatTAAAAATAGAACCATGACCTGACATGTACTGCAGCTCCATACTGACCGGACATAGCAGGTCATTGACTGCATTTAAGATGCGGTGAAATACAGCAGTGCTGGGACTtggttgggaaccggagggtcaccggttcaagtcttGGCCCAGACGAAATATGAAGCGTGGCCAGACCAcgctccagagcactgccgaggtgctcaagggcacctcggcaagGTATCAACCCCCCCAACTCACCTtatgccctctccgcatgctgcAGGGCCCCtatgcatgtatgtatatgcctgttaaagggaagtttttccttgcctccattgccaaagttcttTCTCTtatgggtcaagttgggttctgtctttccctgctaatcctgaaAAGTGCCTTCAGATAACTCTCtattgtgatctggcgctatagaaataaaattgaattgaattgaatgtgtGTGATCGTTTCGAGGGGCCCATTTTACTAGGGTGTAATTTCGTTGTTGTGTGTGTCGCTtccagcatcccccccccccccaaaactgCTGAAATGGGATTTTTGGACTTCAATAAATTATCATATTTAAGAttatcttttctctttttctactCAATTGGGTATTATTTCTTTCATAACTCTAAGTTTATGGTTAACAGCTTCTATTGTATGATATATAAGATATAACATGTAATATTGTTGCTTGCTTAGGATCATGTATCTGGGGTGAAGGGTTacaaaaaagttattttttaataGAAAAATTGTCCACAAAATGTCAGATAAGTGTTTTTCGGTCTGCCTACCATCCCAGCCGATCTTTCCGTCTCCGTCTGAGTCTCCCTCCGacaggaaagctctggtctcCGCTGCAGTCAGGGGCCTCGCTCCTTTGGAGAAGTTCTGCAGGAACAGTCTGGTGAAGCAAGCAAACAGTGGATGCACACATTAGCATATAAAACTACAGTTTGGTGAAATCCAGGTTTCATAATGGATTATGGAAGTGTACTCGTTATTCTATATGATGTTTACTGTGATTAAAACTCAACTGTAACTCATCCTGTTCTATGAAGCCACTTTTGTCCTGGTCCAAAATATTAAAGATCCTCTCGATCTCTGTTGGAGTTTTCTTGGATAAACCCACTGCTTTGAAGAACATCTTCGGGCTGAAGGAATCCTTTGCTGGAAGTAAAATCAGACATCATGGCAGATTTGTTCTGGTAAAACAATGAAGCGCTCAACTTTCATGAAACTACataatgcaagaaaaaaaacaaaggcctTATATTCACTCTCAAACCTTCTCCTCACCTTTACAAGCATTAATCGCTGACATGATGTCCGAGTCGGCTAGGAAATCAGTGATTGCCATGCTCCTGAAGACTCTGCCGGGGTGGATGCTGCAGCTTGGGCCAGAAAGGGACCACTGATGAGTGGAAAGAAAGGACTGGTGACAGTGAACAGacttaacccccccccggtGTCAGAAACCACCCGTGCCCTTCTGTCTGCTGTCACCTGCAGGTGACCACTTCAGCAAACACGTGTGTCAAAAGAACACTCAGAATCATGCTTTCTAGAGTAGTTCTCGTctaggggtcagaggtcaatgTTGGAATGTAAATCGACCTCGACAGAACCCAGTCTGGAAGCATCTGCATCTAAACAAACTGGCATATGAGTGCTGTTATATTTGTTGGATCTGGAGGGCTGCTGCCTGCTCCGGGCGATCCCTGGCAGTGTTCCTGCaggctgtaaacatcctgtcacTTTCAGGCTGCAGCGCCACTCCACTTACCGACTGAGTGAGAGGATGTTCATGCTAAACATGATAAATAAGAGCAATGACAGCACTGTGTGCTTtagtttaattaatttattcatccaATCACAGGATGGAGATAGAGCATTCATTAAATATGTGTGTAAAACTCTGACTTTCTGTTTTCTGGGTTAATAATATTATCTTACTGCCCAATATTTGTAAGAAACAGCCCCAACATTCCCAAaagttcctgaaaatgtcatcaagatccatccagaacattttttacatatcttgctaaaagacggacagatggactgatggacagatagacagacaatcaaacGCTGGTAATCACGTAACCCCCCGCCTCACCGGAGGTAATTATTGagaaatgtgaaattaatttaattgaaatttAAAATCATTCAGCGCAATGCTGATCAAATCCAGGAGGAATAACCCTTCCTCCATTTTTCCTGAGTTATTCCTTTTTATGCTGCACAGATTTCCCCTTGATGCAAATTTTCAGCCTCTGCGGTCGGAACAACGTAACCTGATGTCACATATTCCGTCCTGCCGAGCATCTGTTGAGatcaaaacataaaaacaagaaagcCTTATGAGTTTaacctgaaaataaataatctcattTTTCAATTATGTCATTTTTGAAAGgatcaaaacagaaaacaaaaaagcccGATCTACGTGTGGCTCTAGTTGACTGTGATGTGTAAAACCACCTGCTGAGGAATTCCCACACTCCGGGATGCTTGGATGTCTGCAGCGgctgcaaacaggaaatggatcAATTGGCGAGTTCATTCTGGCTGATGATTTGAGGTTGGCTCTTCCTGCTGCATGGCTGGTGCCATTTCTATGGTCTTTAAAGCAGAGTTTTCCACAGTTTCAGATCAGATATATCTTTATGGTTCCCATGAGACCGGGGCTGCTGGAGTGCTGACGTTACTGCGTCATGCCCGCTATAACAGGCAGGTGTGGGCCCAAGGCCTGGTCAGAGTGACGTGAGCCTGGCTTCCTCAGGATGGACTACAGTAAAGCCTGAAGCAACCAGAGGGGCAAAGGAATGACAAAAACATCCTCTTTCCTACCCCCCCAtatacctgccccccccccccccccccccccccttagccGTGTCCCTTTCCATGCACAAGTGCTTGTTTTCAGGAAGACCAGGCTTCCTGCAAAATGGAGCGTGGATGAAATGAAGGGGGGGTCAGACAGACAGCGATGGATAGGGATGGGGTGATGAAGCTTTGCACTTGTGCTTATGCTGTGAGGGAGACTGTGAGCAGAATTATTCTGCTTAGATTAAAACACGTTTTTTGTCTTGTGCACCTGAGGAACGTTAGTGAAGCAGACAGGGAGCTCCCTCATTGGCTGCTGGGCTTTAGAGAAGACAAATGCATTTCTGTATGTGGATATGGAATGTATGGATCATCCCAGATCTGGACGGTACAACGGTACAATCAGGAGGTAAGAACAGCATGACCTTCACAAAGTAATGAACTGGAACGAGCTGGTGGGGGTTCAGTGTTGTTACACATACAGCAGTCATTTTGTGGATCTAGCAGACATTGGCTGTGCTGCTGTaggacaggaaggaggtgcACACATACATTTTGAAGGGTTTTATTATGTGAGatgtccttctccttcttcttcctctctcggcttgtcccgtcagggggtcgccgcagcaaatcaactttctagtTGATTACATGCTTAATTCTAGCAaagttttacaccggatgccattcctgcctcAACCCTCCGCATTTATCcaggcttgggaccggctcaagggagacgcttcccgtgctacctctgaggctgcattaaacatcccataatatacTCTCTTTCCACAAgctaacgcagttcccagacacttatatgaaatatctgtcacagtcaaaatagcaaacagatgctgtccCT
This genomic interval carries:
- the LOC137909840 gene encoding parvalbumin, thymic-like, producing MAITDFLADSDIMSAINACKAKDSFSPKMFFKAVGLSKKTPTEIERIFNILDQDKSGFIEQDELQLFLQNFSKGARPLTAAETRAFLSEGDSDGDGKIGWDEFSALVKSS